DNA sequence from the Paramormyrops kingsleyae isolate MSU_618 chromosome 14, PKINGS_0.4, whole genome shotgun sequence genome:
GTATTTCATGCAGCTACTATATTTGCTCATGATTTGTACCTCCTCACCTAAAGTGTTACCTGAAAGTTTTATACCACTTGCTGATTGTCTGCATGTGCCAGTTGGGGGCACTTTCCCTGGAGCGGGAAGGAGAGGACCAGAGACGTTTCGACGGAGATCTCACTTTCTTGGGCCGAGTGCTGGCACAACTACCTGTAAACTTGCTCCTGGGCAAGTTGGTTGTACTGGGCCATGCATTTGGCTGCCTTGAGGAGTGTCTCATCTTAGGCAAGTGTGTGACACTGGTGCCCTCTACTGGACAAATGTTACAATACGCGCCATCTTATCCCTTTCACCAAGTTTCTCATAGTGAAGGACTTGGAGGCCTTCCGTACGCTGTGACTAACGTAAAGAAGGTGCTGGACATGGACAGTGTAGTGACATGGATTTGTATTTTTCCTGACAGCGGCCTGTATGTCCCTGAAGAGCTTCTTCGCAATGCCATCCCTGCAGCGGTTGACTGGCTATCGGTGAGCGGTAACAGATGGCTGCTGACCCTCActctggggctggggggggctgggcctCGGCCTCTGGCATGGCCCCCAGTGCATTTCAATTCACTGCATTTGTCCATCTGGCTCAGGAACAAGCTGGCCTTTGCAAATGGCATCCCAAGCGACTCCATAGCAGTCGTCAATGCATTTAAGGTGCGCATTTGGCCAAATCCGTTGCgccgtgtgtttttttttttgttgtgttttttgtttttttttggagggggtaGGTTCAGAGAGTTCAGCTGTACCATGTGTCTGTCAGGTGTGGTACACCTCCCGGCATGAGGGGGCTTTTCGGCATCCTAAGGTGAGCGCTCCCTCCGCCTACCCAACTGAGGTCCCCTGTGACCCTGTCTGCCATAATGAAGGGCTTCCTTACCTGCATCCCCTGACCAGGACGAGCTGGACTGGGGCAAGGAGAACTGCATCCAGATCAAGAGGATCCGAGAGGTGGGAACGGCAGGCATTCTGGGAAACGTTGTGGATGAAAATGCATAATGACCTATAAGATCGGAGACTTCAGCAGGCGACAGAGAAAGTTTTatatctgcctgcctgtcctgcTGCATAGTGCCCCTGATTTTACTAGATTGAAGAGCACAGCTGGATATATATGAATGTAGGTATTTGTGgagcagacacacactgacGCCTGCGCATACGTGCGTGCAGGTGGCTGAGCTGTTCGAGGACCTGAAGACCCGTGTATCCCACTTCAACATGCGTGTGACTGCGAAGGCGCCCCCCAAGGATTACGAGAGCATTAACAAGCAGACGTTCGTCCTGCAGGTGGGGCTCGCGACGGCACTGCGGCACTGCAGCCGCACACCTGTAGTCACGGCCTTTCGCTCTGCCCCAGATCGCCATAGCCGGGGCCTTTTACCCCAATTACTTCAACGTGGGGGAAATAGACGAAGAGCTGGCCTACAAGGAGCTGTGTGGCCACAACCCGAAGACGACAGTGCAGGTAGGTATCTGTGAACCTCCCGGGGGCAGACCCGGAGCCGGGAGAGTCAAGCCCACAATCCCTGGAGCCCGTGTACCTTTCACCTCTGCCGCATTCAGGTCCGGAACGTGCCTTCCTTCGGGTTCCTGTACTATAAGCAGCTGCAGTCACTCTTTCGCCAGTGCGGCCCAGTGAAGTCCATCACCTACGATGGTTCCAGGTAGGTCTGGCACTCTCCTTCCTGATCCAGATTCCACTGAGGTGTGGGTCCGCTTTCACCCTCAGTCATGCCTACAGTACTAACAGGTACAGGTCATGGTTCAGACTCACAAACCAAGGTTTGTGTCTTCCCTGTGAAGAGCATACATGGAGTTCTACAAGACCTCAGCCCGAGGGACCGGAGTTCTCCCCGAGGTGTCCCTGGCCCTCCTCATGGCTCAGCAGCGCCTCCCGAAGGACCTGTTGGTGCATCCCAGCAATGCAGTGGCAGCTAAGGCTGGCTGCAGGATCCTTTCGGACATTGCCCATGCTCGGTACGCCTGAGACTGACTTGGGGAGTTGTGCGTTTAGTTATGCTGTGTTTTTGTGGTACAcctgaagagcagagaggtttGGCACAGTGCTTCACATTCAGGTAAAGCAGGACACCGTGTTCTCGGGGTGTCCTTCCACTTTACGGGAACTTCAGTCCACCCAGAGCATCAGACAGAATTACAAAAAAGAGATTCCTTATTAAAGTTCTCTTATCCTTGCCCTCCTATGCTAGGGTGACCGTGGACTTGGAGAACCACACCGTCGAGCCCACGAGCAGCGTGTTTGACCCAGAACAattccccccccagcccatgtTCATTGTCAACATCACAGAGGTAATGAATCCCGGTGACACGGGTATTACTGCTGCTCAGACTGGCTCCCTTACGCATTAAATCGCAAAATGAGGTGGGAGAGCAAACCTCCTGGTGTCATGGGTCCTCGAGACCCTCTGTGGACGTACCACAGAATGCACATGGTCCCCACCCTGAGAAGACGGTCTGGTGTATCTCAGACAAGCATCACTCAGTTAAACAGGCACAGTTAAAAAGGTCCCCTATCAGTATACTGTGCATCCATCCATAGTGCTTCTAGCAGCGAACAATATTATACAATTTACAGTCTGTTGATGGATTACAGGTGCACAAAAAATTCACACCCTACAGGAAATTAAAATCGGAATTCCAGGGCATCCGGCGCAGGACTGTTTGCCATGTTTAAAGGACCGCTGCGGTTGTTGATCTCCGCTCCCTCATGCCCCGTGTTCTCCCACGTGGCCCTGATGAAGGTCGTGGAAGTCGGCCACTTCTGGGGATTCCAGGCGGATGAGGACAGCATGAGGAAGCAGGGCGTGCTGACGGCGGACATCAACGGCAGGCAGCTCCAGCGCCTGTCCGGGTCCGTCTGCCCCAACTTGCTGTGCCTGGCGCCGTATGCCGAGGACCAGGAGGAGCCTCTGTACTTCAgggccagagtcctgcacgTGAGCGGTAGCAGTGTGGAGGTGAGGCGGCCGCAGGCGGGGAGGGCAGGGCTGCGAATGCAGAGCTGTGAGCTAAGGGGGTCACCCTGTGTGTCTCAGGTCTTCTTTGTGGATTACGGCAACACCAGCCAGATGGATGCTAGCAGTCTGAGGGAGCTACCTGCGGATCTGTGGGCCCAACCCTACCAGGTACAGGAAGCCCTGCTCGTGTGGGCGCGTCTCCGTGCCCGATCACCGTAACCGTACGTCTCTCCAGGCCCAGGAGTTCCAGATAGTCGGCATGTGTCCGTCTGCCCAGTCCCTCATCCTGGGAAACGAGTGGAGCAGCGCAGCTCGGAACTGCTTCATCACGCTGGTCAACAGGCGCTCGCTGATGGCCTCGCTCTTCTCCGTCGTGCACGGCGTGCTGCGCGTGCACCTGCACGTCAACACGGACGGCGTGAGCCTCAGCGTGGCTGACATCATGATAGAGAAGGGTCACGCTTACAAGGTCGAGGAGAGCTTTCAGTCCAAGGTACCgtgtgctgggggggcttgTTTTCCAGCTGGCCTCCCGACAGTTTGACGCTCATCTCCTGCAGGAGGCTGTGCAGCGGGTTCGAGTCACATTACTGCTGAGCAGAGCTGCGTTTTGCTTTTGATTCATTCCATATTTCAGTGTCTATCAGGGATGTTTAATTTATCATCACATGCTGCTTCTGTGCGATTCTCTGCAGAATGAAACGTTAATTACAGCTTCTGGCAGCGTATTGTTGTGCAATGagtacaaaaataattaaattcatttttcagttcttttttaaatagtgcctttcacaacagtcacAAGGCACTTGACAAGAGCATATGTCAATAAATTACTTAATCATATAGATTAGAGTAACAGGGTGAATAGGGTAAACCATATTATCAGTAACCCTCTGAGTTCCATTTGCGCTCTCATCTACGGCACTCCTGTTTGTGAGAATAAAGAACTGGGTCTGGTGGAGGTCCATGCAAGACGAACCCTATTCCACTCGTTTGTGTCCTGCAGCAGAGCCACGAGATGCTGCAGTCTCTCTACAATGACCTCCAGAATGGCACCTTCATGTTCAATCCTTCCAGCACCTCCTGGGCAATGCACAAGAAGGAGCAGAAGGAACTGATCGAGAGCCTGCTGGAGGCCTTCTCCAAGAGTAGCCAGGCCGCACCCAAAAGTCAGGTGTGTGAGAGTGCAGGTGACACCGTCTCTGTCTAACACAGTagctgtatttatttattaatttttttccctcctggTAGGTTCCAGTCCATGGCCCATCTAGTCCATACAAGATGAGCTTCCACTGCATGAACAGTGTCAGACAGTACAGGTGAGAGTACAGGACTGTACTGGTACCGTACCCTAGAGACTGAGATCCCTTGCTTCACCATTAACTGGCATTTGTGTTTCTCTCAGATCTGTAGCCATAGACATGGACAGCATTAACTCCGTGGCTGTCAATGAGAGCCTTCAGGACAAGCACCAGAGGGTCCTCGTGGCTGGGGCGGTGTCTATCAGTGCATCCAGTAAGAGCGGGAACGCTGGCTCAGGAAGGCCGCTCCTTCACGCCTGCCTATcgtagtgattttttttcccccctgaaTTGCAGCTCAACATCCATTAGGTTCATGAGTGTTTGTGTCTAGGCTCTAACATCCTACTGAAGGAGACCACCCTGATGCCCAGGATCCACGGTTTGCCGGCCATACTCTGCATGCTGTTCAGCCCCATCATGGAGCTACGGTCAGGACTACCACTCGGTCCACCCCGCCAGCTCGATATTTCTCCCCTCCCTTTCTTTTCCGAACCTGCTTACACTTTCCCCTCAGCACGGATCAGGACAGCACCTGTTTTACTGGCGCCCTCTGTGGACTGGGATGGAACTCGCACACCCAGGAACCTGTCCTGGTAGAGCACGACATGGAGTTGGACTTTGATGTCAGATTTGACGTGGAGGATATCAACGAGGTAACAGCGTgactgtgtgcatgtctgcccGCTTTCCGAATACTCATTTTGCAATGATTGAGCATCTAGCGCTTCTGGCATATTACCCATAACTCCCTGCTACACCCACCCCCAGATCAACGCTCTGCGATTGGCCATCAACAGTCTAGTCTGTGAGGGCCCAGCCGGAACCCTCCACCTGGGGCAGGACCGGATCAGCGAGCTGCAGCAGGATGTTCGCGATAGGCTCGTCAGGTATGTCTAGGGGTCCCCTCAGTTCTGATGTATACACAtcagaccgagattttgtttcaaccaaccagttgagcataaagtgTCACagtcagagtactcaactggttggttgaaacaaaatctgtctggtcttttactctctggaccggAATTACCCCACTCTGCATCTAGAAGGTTTTCAAGTGttgcagggctcttcaaatctggccctcaatTCCAAATTCAGACCTTGTtctcagttctcccaggtagttaaattactgattctgattggacACAGAGGCTGCatcctggctcacaggtaaaggaaggctggaaaatccagcagtgctcggacgttgaggaccatgatttgaatagccctggttGCTGTATGAATGATGATCCTGTCCAGTGAAGTGTGTAGTCAGATGTAATGGTTTCTGCTTTGACATTAAATGTAACCAGTGTGCTGGCACAGACTGCCGCAAAGCCCGTTGGTGGGAAATGCTGATCCCGCAGCTGGAGTTTGCTCCCTCTCTCGTTCAGGTTATTCACAAAGTTCCCCGCAAGAGAAGACATTGTGCCTTgctactctgagaagctgaagACATGGAATCAGGTTGGTTgtcacaaaaaggaaaaaaaaatggtaacTCAAAGCAGTcatgtaatgcattatagataccttcataatgcattataatgtattcatgaagcattataaacatggctataactttataaaaaggcatgacaatgtatccatgtttattatgcattatgaatgctctatgaagctcatctataatgcactacaaaTACCTTCATCATGTATTATATTtacttatactgaccattataatgcattatgaaggtatctagtgtattttacatgaaagcttcatagagcattcataatgcataataaacatggctataatgtgttatgccttgtTATACTAATAGCCGCGTTTTatatactttatgaatgcattataatgcattatgaaggtatcacCCTAATATTTTATAACTTCATTTTAAGTTTCTTATTCTGAAAAGAACCTTTTCTTCAGGTCAGCTGGTTTTCTTCTTAAACCCGTCTTGTTTTTAGAGGGTTTGAACATTTTCAGTAGAACATTATTTACACAGTGCTTCTTTCAACAACGTTCAACCATGGGGTCACACTGGGTAGTGACGGTACAGCCTGAGCTGGGTGCTCTTAGCTTCTTAGCCCATTACAGGCTTGAACCACAATGCAGAATGCTTGTTACAGATTGACCCCAGTCAGAAGATGGAGCCACTACAGAAGGCTGACCGGGACACCAGAGGTGCCCTCTTCCACCTACACCCTACCCCACTACTCAATGTGTGAAGTGGCTGTAATCTCTGATCTGTACCAGAAGAGTCGTTTTAGGTTGCCTgtttgttattgaaaatccACTCCCTGGTCCCAGGCCTAGAAATTTATTCTCTGacgatgttttgtttttatttcctgGGTCAGTTCCCATTtgtaccaccagggggcagttaTGTCTGGCAGAACATTAAATCTTTGCATGCATGTCTCTCTCTTGCTTGAGTTCAGTTACCTGGGCCCAGTCATGCTGGGGTGAGCTACATATTGGCTTCTCTCCCAGGTACTCTGTGTCCAAGGTCCCTCATGCTGTGGATCATACGTgacaaaagtgaaaaaaagtGCGGTCTCTTCTTCAATAGTCTTATAGTGGACATAGGGCAAAACTGCTGGCTACAGCAGTAGCTTACCCAAGTATCTGACATTACCTGTATTCTGAGTATCAGAGCTTCACAGCATTAATCTCTCCATGACAGTGCTGATGCTTCAGGAGTGCCAGCATTCTGTCAGCCTGAAAAGCAAGGACCCTTAATTCCAGACACACTTTCAACAAGTTGTGCACTCAACACACAAAGATTTACATTCAGGGACATTTATTTTCGCATTCATTAACAGTACAGAGGTGCAAATAGTCCAGGACTAAGAAGAACTACATCAAACAAGGTACAAAGGTGGACAGGTTTTTAACAAGCTAGTGTGACCACCTGCtgttttttgtgtaatttaACAGCAGTACCTAAAACATCAGTCTGGTTCCttattttaatacaaaaaaacaaagcctACGATTACCATAGTTCATAAGTAGAGAAGTGTTTGATTTGTGCtggaaaacaccaaaaaaatgAATCCATGTGTCTATGGGGTATTTATACATATGGATGTGTTTAGATAAAGGCGATGCTTAGCGTTGCAGCTGAGCGAATTACGTCACGTTACAGCTTAAATCCACCAGCACTGTGCAGAGTAGCGGGAAAATAACACACAAGTCAATATTGTCATGCACTTaataaacaatacaaaaaaacacGTCATTTGTCTGAACTTTTATTTTCCTCACTAGACTTTTAGTGCTTGGCATGATGAAGTGAGTTTACTGTAATCagagacgcccccccccccccccactgcacacACGTGCAGTTTCCCAAACACCATGATGTTGACCAAAAGAAGATACAGATCCAGCCTCTGGCACGGCTGCTGGCCGCAGGGTCTCCTATTCCGTCTTCCGTTTGGTCCCTGGAATTTTCTCCTGTATCCtggtgacagacacacacacacaccaagtgAGACAAGCATCTAGGTGTCTATGCTTTGTAGGACATCAAGTGATGCTCCATGAGACACTGAGCTCTTTCATACACCCTTGTTGCCCATTTTGACTGGCACAGTGCCCACAGAAGACTGATAATCACTTACTTTCCTACCACGGAGTTGACGTGGGTCCTTATTAGCCCCAGGTACTGGTCAATCTGAGCCTGTAGGGAGGAGACAAATGTGAGACGACCCTCGTACATCTCCAGAATGGCTCTAGGTAGAAAGCAAGATGGAACCTGAAGCTCCTACCTGGTACTTCTCATAGACCACAGGCATGGTGAACATGGATATGACCACTGGGGACAGAGCACAAAGAGGATGTTGCATTCAGCTCTTACTGGCTGAGCTTTTTTCAGCACTGACGAAGCCCTGAGAGTCAGGAGCTTCCCATTAACTTGTGTGACATTCCCATCATATCAATAGAGCCTTTTCACACTGTTTCACGTAATGGAAGTCATCTTAGTAGGGAACTGAAGAAAGATGGAAGCAGGATCATACACTGACGAGAATTAATCTTCGTATCGTATTTTTCAGCATCATTACAATACTTGCCTGATTTTCCCATGAAAGACGTAATTCGTTTGGTGGACCAGTTCTCCATCACCCCAAGGACAAAGCTTGACAAGGGCTACAAACTTATCTTGTTTTTGAGAATTTCCTCTATGACCAAGAAGGTAAATGACGACTTGCCTATCTGTCATATTGCTGATAGGTGGTGACAGATCTGTGTCATTCAAcattgtttttacattttaatgactaaatttaatgtttttgtttttttctggagTGCCCAGTGTTGTAAACAGGCAGGTTGTAATCAGAGCGAGGTGCTACAGATCAATGAGAAAGAGAGGAGCCCCATAAGCTTGAAGTTCATTAGAATCGAGAATTAAATCGTGATTTTAAAATTTGTGATCTTATATTATCTGCGTTTACAGATAAGTTATGGGCTGCATATGTCCTATTTGCAGCTGTTGTTCTCATCCCACTAAGACAACTTCTGTTACGCAAAACCCAGAAGTGTGAAAAGGGTCCATTGACAATACActatgtggtggggggggggcattctcaCCCAGGATGAGCAGTGTTAGGCCGTTGAAGAGCGCCCCCACATATGTCAGCAACCACATCAGCACAGCAAACTGGAAAAGAGAACAGAGTATGTGAATAGGGAGCAAAATTTGAGGTAGTGCTACTGGTGATGCTGCAATGCTCAGCCTATCTTTCATATCAACTACAGTCTGCTGCCCCGTGGGTGTGGTCTTCACAGCTGGGACCTTCCATAGTACATCCCCTGACAGTTGGGCTCAGCCCTCTGACCTTGAGTGAGTCTACCAGGTCCTGCACCAGGAACAGCCTGCGTAGTTCCTTCATGGCACTATTCATGTACAGCTGGGTGCAATCAGTATACTTCTGGATCTGATCCTGGGACAAGGCGATCTCTGTCTCCAGGTAGGACCTGCCACAGGACGCAGAGACGGACGGCACAGAGACTCATACCATGAACACAGATGTTAATCACGCACGTACGTATAGACGTTTAATGGAAGCACTGACGGACTCACTTGAAGGGGTGTCCCTCGTCGGTCTTCTGCACAGCCTGCAGGACGCACTTGTAGACCCTGAAGCTGATGGTGGCGGAGAGGGCGGCCAGGGCCATGTAGGCCATGACGCTGACGACGCTGAACTGCGTGAGCGAGAAGAGCAGGAGCAGTACGCTGGCAAACAGCACGGCCGTCTGCTTCACGTCCCGCCAATACAGCAGGTCCATGGCTGAGAGAGGGGACACGTCACTCTGTAAATGCCACAGTCTCCTTAAGACGGTCCTGCTGTTAAATGTCTCCCAACCCGCTCCTTGGGGACCCcgagacagtccatgtttttgcttcctgctCCATGGCAGAAAGTTCACAACTTAACTCCCTGCGAGGTCCCTGTCTTAATTCATACAAGATCATCTAATGTTTTTAACTGTCAAACACCACCCCAGTCCAAACTGAGATTGGTCTTTTAAAATGAGACCCACTGCCGTCATCAAATAAGGAGCTTAAAAACTCAGGAGGACGGGACAG
Encoded proteins:
- the tdrd9 gene encoding ATP-dependent RNA helicase TDRD9 isoform X1; the protein is MKKTITAEQITEWFTAGTKFAGIRITDGLQDEPKAVGVSAESGTADGAVEQSSPRSSVAEGCSRAQSGTESSSSSPKSPGTYEYRSLPITKNRQELISLIENNSVVIVRGATGSGKTTQLPQFILDYYREKGAPCNIVVTQPRRIAAISIARWVAHECKCTLGSLVGYQVSLTKVASDQTRLIYVTTGVLLQKLVFAKSLTEFSHIFIDEVHERTEELDFLLLVVRKLLHSNSRYVKVILMSATINCRELAEYFGTPVRNHVNPAYVFEVDGAPYTVEEFFLDDLRSKFNHMVEHHNSEEPCITTEMYDMAVSLIQSFDELENKDQSSAEAVVSGDVALPNRGSVLVFLPGLAEIQYMQEALANLVRKRLQVYPLHSTITLEEQNALFLVPIPGYRKVILSTNIAESSVTVPDVKYVIDFCLARQLFWDKRTHYQSLCLTWASKTSCNQRRGRAGRVSKGYCYRLVTRKFWRSAIPEYMIPEMLRSPLATTMLKVKLLDMGDPRSLLSTALSPPHLNDIERTVLQLKELGALSLEREGEDQRRFDGDLTFLGRVLAQLPVNLLLGKLVVLGHAFGCLEECLILAACMSLKSFFAMPSLQRLTGYRNKLAFANGIPSDSIAVVNAFKVWYTSRHEGAFRHPKDELDWGKENCIQIKRIREVAELFEDLKTRVSHFNMRVTAKAPPKDYESINKQTFVLQIAIAGAFYPNYFNVGEIDEELAYKELCGHNPKTTVQVRNVPSFGFLYYKQLQSLFRQCGPVKSITYDGSRAYMEFYKTSARGTGVLPEVSLALLMAQQRLPKDLLVHPSNAVAAKAGCRILSDIAHARVTVDLENHTVEPTSSVFDPEQFPPQPMFIVNITEVVEVGHFWGFQADEDSMRKQGVLTADINGRQLQRLSGSVCPNLLCLAPYAEDQEEPLYFRARVLHVSGSSVEVFFVDYGNTSQMDASSLRELPADLWAQPYQAQEFQIVGMCPSAQSLILGNEWSSAARNCFITLVNRRSLMASLFSVVHGVLRVHLHVNTDGVSLSVADIMIEKGHAYKVEESFQSKQSHEMLQSLYNDLQNGTFMFNPSSTSWAMHKKEQKELIESLLEAFSKSSQAAPKSQVPVHGPSSPYKMSFHCMNSVRQYRSVAIDMDSINSVAVNESLQDKHQRVLVAGAVSISASSSNILLKETTLMPRIHGLPAILCMLFSPIMELRTDQDSTCFTGALCGLGWNSHTQEPVLVEHDMELDFDVRFDVEDINEINALRLAINSLVCEGPAGTLHLGQDRISELQQDVRDRLVRLFTKFPAREDIVPCYSEKLKTWNQIDPSQKMEPLQKADRDTRGALFHLHPTPLLNV
- the tdrd9 gene encoding ATP-dependent RNA helicase TDRD9 isoform X2; protein product: MKKTITAEQITEWFTAGTKFAGIRITDGLQDEPKAVGVSAESGTADGAVEQSSPRSSVAEGCSRAQSGTESSSSSPKSPGTYEYRSLPITKNRQELISLIENNSVVIVRGATGSGKTTQLPQFILDYYREKGAPCNIVVTQPRRIAAISIARWVAHECKCTLGSLVGYQVSLTKVASDQTRLIYVTTGVLLQKLVFAKSLTEFSHIFIDEVHERTEELDFLLLVVRKLLHSNSRYVKVILMSATINCRELAEYFGTPVRNHVNPAYVFEVDGAPYTVEEFFLDDLRSKFNHMVEHHNSEEPCITTEMYDMAVSLIQSFDELENKDQSAEAVVSGDVALPNRGSVLVFLPGLAEIQYMQEALANLVRKRLQVYPLHSTITLEEQNALFLVPIPGYRKVILSTNIAESSVTVPDVKYVIDFCLARQLFWDKRTHYQSLCLTWASKTSCNQRRGRAGRVSKGYCYRLVTRKFWRSAIPEYMIPEMLRSPLATTMLKVKLLDMGDPRSLLSTALSPPHLNDIERTVLQLKELGALSLEREGEDQRRFDGDLTFLGRVLAQLPVNLLLGKLVVLGHAFGCLEECLILAACMSLKSFFAMPSLQRLTGYRNKLAFANGIPSDSIAVVNAFKVWYTSRHEGAFRHPKDELDWGKENCIQIKRIREVAELFEDLKTRVSHFNMRVTAKAPPKDYESINKQTFVLQIAIAGAFYPNYFNVGEIDEELAYKELCGHNPKTTVQVRNVPSFGFLYYKQLQSLFRQCGPVKSITYDGSRAYMEFYKTSARGTGVLPEVSLALLMAQQRLPKDLLVHPSNAVAAKAGCRILSDIAHARVTVDLENHTVEPTSSVFDPEQFPPQPMFIVNITEVVEVGHFWGFQADEDSMRKQGVLTADINGRQLQRLSGSVCPNLLCLAPYAEDQEEPLYFRARVLHVSGSSVEVFFVDYGNTSQMDASSLRELPADLWAQPYQAQEFQIVGMCPSAQSLILGNEWSSAARNCFITLVNRRSLMASLFSVVHGVLRVHLHVNTDGVSLSVADIMIEKGHAYKVEESFQSKQSHEMLQSLYNDLQNGTFMFNPSSTSWAMHKKEQKELIESLLEAFSKSSQAAPKSQVPVHGPSSPYKMSFHCMNSVRQYRSVAIDMDSINSVAVNESLQDKHQRVLVAGAVSISASSSNILLKETTLMPRIHGLPAILCMLFSPIMELRTDQDSTCFTGALCGLGWNSHTQEPVLVEHDMELDFDVRFDVEDINEINALRLAINSLVCEGPAGTLHLGQDRISELQQDVRDRLVRLFTKFPAREDIVPCYSEKLKTWNQIDPSQKMEPLQKADRDTRGALFHLHPTPLLNV
- the rtn1a gene encoding reticulon-1a isoform X2, translating into MQASAEPTKECLWSGWKCQAMDLLYWRDVKQTAVLFASVLLLLFSLTQFSVVSVMAYMALAALSATISFRVYKCVLQAVQKTDEGHPFKSYLETEIALSQDQIQKYTDCTQLYMNSAMKELRRLFLVQDLVDSLKFAVLMWLLTYVGALFNGLTLLILVVISMFTMPVVYEKYQAQIDQYLGLIRTHVNSVVGKIQEKIPGTKRKTE
- the rtn1a gene encoding reticulon-1a isoform X3, with product MRAAAMDLLYWRDVKQTAVLFASVLLLLFSLTQFSVVSVMAYMALAALSATISFRVYKCVLQAVQKTDEGHPFKSYLETEIALSQDQIQKYTDCTQLYMNSAMKELRRLFLVQDLVDSLKFAVLMWLLTYVGALFNGLTLLILVVISMFTMPVVYEKYQAQIDQYLGLIRTHVNSVVGKIQEKIPGTKRKTE